Proteins found in one Planococcus citri chromosome 2, ihPlaCitr1.1, whole genome shotgun sequence genomic segment:
- the LOC135835481 gene encoding protein D1-like, producing MSPLFVINVFSSFVYSLAVWTVPTNPIAEFFNSTVDFEDLSFSGVTTHFPFNFRCRSYVAKAFKYFQVHPDIIAVAPNDFVNITFPSGAEVSIGEKLLRSQVKEQPSKVVWNTDPSVPYYSLVMQNPDDQEFRKQSQSWLVINIPGCDIDKGDTVLRYMEPCPPPTRDPMRISFMVFAQPEKISLDDIGYSEERNWWFEANDFRYTHNLSWPVAGNLYLLDD from the exons ATGAGTCCATTGTTTGTTATAaatgtattttcatcatttgtcTATTCATTAGCTGTGTGGACAGTTCCGACCAATCCTATCGCAgagtttttcaattcaacagtAGATTTTGAGGACCTTTCCTTTTCG ggTGTGACGACACACTTTCCATTTAATTTTAGGTGCAGAAGTTATGTGGCTAAAGCTTTTAAATACTTTCAAGTCCATCCGGACATAATTGCTGTAGCTCCCAATGATTTCGTTAAT ATCACTTTTCCCAGCGGAGCTGAAGTCAGCATTGGAGAAAAGCTTCTCAGAAGTCAAGTAAAAGAACAACCAAGCAAAGTTGTATGGAATACAGATCCTTCTGTGCCATATTATTCTTTGGTTATGCAAA aTCCGGACGATCAAGAATTTAGAAAACAATCGCAATCGTGGCTTGTTATAAATATTCCAGGATGTGATATTGATAAAGGAGACACCGTACTTCGGTACATGGAACCCTGCCCACCACCAACGAGAg accCCATGAGAATCTCTTTTATGGTATTTGCCCAGCCAGAAAAAATATCACTGGATGATATTGGATATTCAGA agagaggAACTGGTGGTTTGAAGCAAATGATTTTCGATACACGCATAATTTGAGCTGGCCGGTGGCAGGAAACCTTTATTTATTAGATGATTAA
- the LOC135835479 gene encoding uncharacterized protein LOC135835479 isoform X2, which translates to MKIVLIYFLTIVLQIPFTTAGRNAKLKQRFTYQTSKRTGNTKPKYPKTFTPTEIPSELGRKMLKHKLYPRLLHILPQKRCDVLYHHGAKADAGNVLNFNDIKEAPNVTWEADPEQSYTLIFRDADDDQEKSASQGWLIINIPGNDVASGSVVHDYKLPALPKSVNNNNDRTIDWLLDQDDYIPPIICIHFTLPNYIFNKKLSLAYSIFLCIPLCINTCRYGMRLPIEKFSFIIPCFCQLL; encoded by the exons ATGAAAATAgtattaatatattttttaacaattgttTTACAAATACCATTCACAACAGCTGGCAGAAATGCAAAACTTAAACAGAGATTCACTTATCAAACGTCGAAGCGTACCGGTAATACAAAACCTAAATATCCCAAAACATTT ACACCCACTGAAATACCATCAGAATTGGgtcgaaaaatgttgaagcaCAAATTATATCCCAGGCTACTTCATATTTTACCTCAAAAACGATGTGAT GTTTTATACCACCATGGTGCAAAAGCAGATGCtggaaatgttttgaattttaatgacaTCAAGGAGGCACCTAATGTAACATGGGAGGCCGATCCTGAACAATCGTACACCTTAATTTTTCGAG atGCTGATGATGACCAAGAAAAAAGTGCCTCGCAAGGCTGGTTAATTATAAATATCCCAGGAAATGATGTCGCCAGTGGTTCAGTTGTACACGATTATAAGTTACCAGCACTCCCTAAATCAG TGAATAACAATAATGATAGGACAattgattggttgttggatcAAGATGAttacattccaccaatcatatgcatccaTTTCACATTgccaaattacatttttaacaaaaaactttctttggcgTATTCAATATTTCTATGCATTCCTTTATGTATTAATACCTGCAGGTATGGTATGCGTTTAcctatagaaaaattttcatttattattccatgtttttgtcaattgttataa
- the LOC135835483 gene encoding isatin hydrolase-like, producing MVGKFTTSTCVKMIALIVSLLCVLVTSAKSTGTGISNAVDLSHPLSSETLMWDPNAKFNLTDKTLYENKTHFYAANQFSGPEHGGTHLDAPYHFHKQGWTVDQIPIERLIAPGVYIDVSDKVKGNSNFELLAEHLAEWEHNNGHITHGSVILVNFGWSERYGNRTSYFGNSTQPYSFPGISEKAAGWMVSHGGIYGVGLDTPSTDPGKSQTYPAHKMLCQNSIYGIENLNFKGINLPPKGFNVIALPLKIKGGTGGPCRVVAMGL from the exons ATGGTTGGCAAATTTACGACTTCGACGTGTGTAAAAATGATCGCGTTAATTGTATCGTTGTTATGTGTTCTTGTGACGAGTGCGAAAAGTACAGGTACCGGTATTTCGAACGCTGTCGATTTATCGCATCCTTTGAGCTCGGAAACTTTGATGTGGGATCCTAACGCCAAATTCAACCTAACTGATAAAACACTGTACGAAAATAAAACCCATTTTTACGCCGCTAATCAATTTTCTGGACCTGAACATGGTGGTACTCATTTGGATGCTCCTTATCATTTTCATAAACAAGGATGGACTGTTGATCAAATCCCCATAGAACGTTTAATTGCTCCAG GAGTCTACATTGACGTCAGTGATAAAGTCAAAGGTAACTCGAATTTCGAATTATTGGCCGAGCATTTGGCTGAATGGGAACACAACAACGGACATATTACACACGGTTCCGTAAtattagtaaattttggctGGTCCGAACGTTATGGAAATAGGACATCATATTTTGGCAACTCGACACAACCGTATAGTTTCCCAGGTATTTCGGAAAAAGCTGCCGGATGGATGGTCAGCCATGGAGGTATTTATGGAGTTGGATTGGATACTCCTTCAACAGATCCTGGAAAATCGCAAACGTACCCAGCGCATAAGATGTTGTGCCAAAATTCCATCTATGGAAtagagaatttgaatttcaaagggATCAATTTACCTCCGAAAGGATTTAATGTGATTGCTTTACCACTTAAAATAAAAGGAGGTACGGGAGGACCGTGTAGAGTTGTTGCTATGGGTTTGTaa
- the LOC135835480 gene encoding large ribosomal subunit protein mL38-like isoform X1 translates to MKYLIIGISLLYSSNVESQFAQWKDYISAFSGMDLTKEEPIMPEITTELGRVMVQYEVIPQVISSQPNETCEVIFPPNDLKINPGDMIYNSSTIKLQPSVQWTCNMKKNYTLLFHNLDGKKRMTPLDSWIVVNIPQCNLSQGETVCPYHEPVLRDGRNRFVFLIYEQLARINYFHLMWGDIHVKRAFKPHQFAYTHFLEGPVSANFFYIENKEIYPFWEDVIGDKYPYALEIEKPTTRAII, encoded by the exons ATGAAGTATTTAATTATTGGTATTTCACTGTTGTACAGTTCAAATGTTGAATCTCAGTTCGCTCAATGGAAAGATTACATTTCAGCATTCAGTGGAATGGATTTGACAAAAGAAGAGCCG ATAATGCCGGAAATTACCACAGAGCTTGGTAGGGTAATGGTTCAATATGAAGTCATTCCTCAAGTCATTTCTTCACAACCAAATGAAACTTgcgaa GTGATATTTCCTCCGAATGATCTAAAAATAAATCCTGGGGACATGATTTATAATTCAAGCACCATCAAATTACAACCTAGCGTTCAATGGACATGTAATATGAAAAAGAATTATACGTTGTTGTTTCATA ATTTAGATGGGAAGAAACGAATGACTCCATTGGATTCATGGATTGTTGTTAATATTCCACAATGTAATTTAAGTCAAGGAGAAACCGTATGTCCTTATCACGAACCAGTTCTGCGGGATG gacgaaatcgattcgtatttttgatttatgagcAACTAGCCAGAATAAATTATTTCCATTTAATGTGGGGAGACAt CCATGTAAAAAGAGCTTTTAAACCACATCAGTTCGCGTATACTCATTTTTTGGAAGGTCCTGTGTCTGCCAATTTCttttacattgaaaataaagaaatttatcCATTTTGGGAAGACGTTATAGGAGACAAATATCCATACgcattagaaattgaaaaaccaacaaCAAGGGCTATAATATAA
- the LOC135835482 gene encoding kynurenine formamidase-like gives MLRSCVAVTVAMIIHEGRSNKLSSPLDLSHPLNNDTQYWIPEEKFYITNRVVVENSPTPFYAANSFVGHEHCGTHLDAPYHYCKTGWKVDEIPLQRLISPGLYIDVSDKVNHCNFVLTPQHLDTWASSHGHIPKGAILLINFGWWTRYDDRLDYFGNLTMPYCFPGISLAAADWIVKFGGIYGVGLDTPSLDPGNSYDFPVHDTLLKNNIFGIENVNFNGTQLKNARFNVIAMPMKITGGSGAPCRLVVIQSEL, from the exons atgcTCCGCAGTTGTGTTGCGGTTACGGTCGCGATGATTATTCACGAAGGCCGAAGCAACAAGTTGTCGTCGCCTTTAGATTTATCGCATCCTCTAAATAATGACACGCAGTACTGGATACCCGAGGAGAAATTCTACATAACGAATCGAGTAGTCGTGGAAAACTCGCCGACTCCTTTTTATGCTGCTAATTCGTTTGTCGGACATGAACATTGTGGTACTCATTTAGATGCTCCTTATCACTACTGTAAAACTGGCTGGAAAGTCGACGAAATTCCATTGCAACGTTTAATAAGTCCAG GCCTTTACATCGATGTCAGCGATAAAGTAAATCATTGCAATTTCGTGTTAACTCCGCAACATCTGGATACTTGGGCTTCATCTCACGGACATATTCCTAAAGGAGCCATTTTACTCataaattttggctggtggacTCGTTACGATGATAGATTGGATTATTTTGGCAACCTCACCATGCCTTACTGTTTTCCTGGTATTTCACTCGCAGCAGCAGATTGGATAGTGAAATTTGGAggcatatatggagtgggtttGGATACACCATCTCTAGATCCAGGAAATTCTTATGATTTTCCAGTCCACGATACATTGCTTAAAAATAACATATTTGGTATAGAGAATGTTAATTTTAATGGAACTCAGTTGAAGAACGCCAGGTTCAACGTTATAGCTATGCCTATGAAAATAACTGGTGGAAGTGGGGCACCTTGTAGGCTGGTTGTTATTCAGTCAGAATTATAg
- the LOC135835480 gene encoding large ribosomal subunit protein mL38-like isoform X2, with the protein MERLHFSIQWNGFDKRRAGNLKVSHGLMGDLQIMPEITTELGRVMVQYEVIPQVISSQPNETCEVIFPPNDLKINPGDMIYNSSTIKLQPSVQWTCNMKKNYTLLFHNLDGKKRMTPLDSWIVVNIPQCNLSQGETVCPYHEPVLRDGRNRFVFLIYEQLARINYFHLMWGDIHVKRAFKPHQFAYTHFLEGPVSANFFYIENKEIYPFWEDVIGDKYPYALEIEKPTTRAII; encoded by the exons ATGGAAAGATTACATTTCAGCATTCAGTGGAATGGATTTGACAAAAGAAGAGCCG GTAACTTGAAAGTTAGTCATGGACTCATGGGTGATTTGCAGATAATGCCGGAAATTACCACAGAGCTTGGTAGGGTAATGGTTCAATATGAAGTCATTCCTCAAGTCATTTCTTCACAACCAAATGAAACTTgcgaa GTGATATTTCCTCCGAATGATCTAAAAATAAATCCTGGGGACATGATTTATAATTCAAGCACCATCAAATTACAACCTAGCGTTCAATGGACATGTAATATGAAAAAGAATTATACGTTGTTGTTTCATA ATTTAGATGGGAAGAAACGAATGACTCCATTGGATTCATGGATTGTTGTTAATATTCCACAATGTAATTTAAGTCAAGGAGAAACCGTATGTCCTTATCACGAACCAGTTCTGCGGGATG gacgaaatcgattcgtatttttgatttatgagcAACTAGCCAGAATAAATTATTTCCATTTAATGTGGGGAGACAt CCATGTAAAAAGAGCTTTTAAACCACATCAGTTCGCGTATACTCATTTTTTGGAAGGTCCTGTGTCTGCCAATTTCttttacattgaaaataaagaaatttatcCATTTTGGGAAGACGTTATAGGAGACAAATATCCATACgcattagaaattgaaaaaccaacaaCAAGGGCTATAATATAA
- the LOC135835479 gene encoding phosphatidylethanolamine-binding protein homolog F40A3.3-like isoform X1, translating to MKIVLIYFLTIVLQIPFTTAGRNAKLKQRFTYQTSKRTGNTKPKYPKTFTPTEIPSELGRKMLKHKLYPRLLHILPQKRCDVLYHHGAKADAGNVLNFNDIKEAPNVTWEADPEQSYTLIFRDADDDQEKSASQGWLIINIPGNDVASGSVVHDYKLPALPKSGPHHFVFLVYRQFFQKLLLVNVVDFIKLNSKFDVNSFISTFKLLEPGFGNFFVVNYESSKKKLKYTTRNWTLEYFEGTDPLPFADSALKARAGDGLIY from the exons ATGAAAATAgtattaatatattttttaacaattgttTTACAAATACCATTCACAACAGCTGGCAGAAATGCAAAACTTAAACAGAGATTCACTTATCAAACGTCGAAGCGTACCGGTAATACAAAACCTAAATATCCCAAAACATTT ACACCCACTGAAATACCATCAGAATTGGgtcgaaaaatgttgaagcaCAAATTATATCCCAGGCTACTTCATATTTTACCTCAAAAACGATGTGAT GTTTTATACCACCATGGTGCAAAAGCAGATGCtggaaatgttttgaattttaatgacaTCAAGGAGGCACCTAATGTAACATGGGAGGCCGATCCTGAACAATCGTACACCTTAATTTTTCGAG atGCTGATGATGACCAAGAAAAAAGTGCCTCGCAAGGCTGGTTAATTATAAATATCCCAGGAAATGATGTCGCCAGTGGTTCAGTTGTACACGATTATAAGTTACCAGCACTCCCTAAATCAG GACCCCATCACTTTGTATTTCTAGTATATCGGcagttctttcaaaaattactgttGGTTAACGTTGTTGACTTCAT AAAGCTCAATTCGAAATTTGATGTGAATTCGTTCATTTCGACTTTCAAACTTCTCGAACCAGGGTTTGGAAACTTCTTTGTGGTGAATTATGAATCAtcgaagaaaaagttgaaatacacGACACGTAATTGGACTCTCGAGTATTTTGAAGGAACTGACCCACTTCCATT tGCTGACTCGGCATTAAAAGCCAGAGCCGGAGATGGACTTATTTACTAA
- the LOC135835478 gene encoding protein D1-like produces MNCYFTIQSFLIFIIDMHFSMANQPQLKVTKNWLRIQKEFKSDVAKKFAEFEIVPDVIVTAPDELCSVTFPGGVSVKMGDKLSSEQIKEEPEVLWNCDKDAVYTLVMQNVDDHDCMDTRSWVVVNCPGCNYFEGHNLFDYKEQDPDKHQDRYRIVFLIYRQPKDMDIRDISYYDFTSETIYPDPSFDVQHFADFHGLGDPVAGNFFIMEDVKFKNRIQALYKYTPRELRYPKLLWAWEDKVKKEALEKARKENLTRSSTTRS; encoded by the exons ATGAATTGTTATTTTACCATTcaatcttttttaatttttataatagaCATGCATTTTTCAATGGCTAACCAACCTCAATTAAAAGTTACCAAA aaCTGGTTACGGAtacaaaaagaatttaaatCCGATGTCGCTAAAAAATTTGCCGAATTTGAAATCGTTCCCGATGTTATTGTCACCGCTCCTGATGAATTATGCAGT GTAACTTTTCCTGGAGGAGTTTCTGTCAAAATGGGAGACAAATTGAGCTCTGAACAAATAAAAGAAGAACCAGAAGTATTATGGAACTGTGATAAAGATGCCGTTTATACTTTAGTTAtgcaaa ACGTTGATGATCACGACTGCATGGATACTCGCTCGTGGGTGGTTGTAAATTGTCCAGGATGCAATTACTTCGAAGGGCATAATCTTTTTGATTATAAGGAACAAGATCCCGATAAACACCAAG ATCGTTACCGCattgtttttctaatttatcGACAACCAAAAGATATGGATATCCGCGATATTTCGTATTACGA tttcaccAGCGAAACAATTTATCCAGATCCTTCATTCGATGTTCAACATTTCGCTGATTTCCATGGCTTAGGTGATCCGGtagctggtaattttttcattatggaAGATGTCAAGTTTAAGAACCGGATTCAGGCACTTTATAAATACACGCCGAGGGAATTGAGATACCCCAAGCTTCTATGGGCATGGGAAGATAAAGTGAAAAAGGAAGCTCTCGAGAAAGCTAGAAAAGAAAATCTTACTCGATCATCGACAACTCGATCATAA